In Streptomyces sp. NBC_00433, a single genomic region encodes these proteins:
- a CDS encoding HAD-IB family hydrolase, which yields MAPSVPPPAADPAGPGGHVLLTGATGFLGQAMLERLVVAHPGVRVTVLARRRGDASAADRLAGLARKPVFRTLRERIGYAGVQAALAERVDSLEGDLGSGMPPLPGTVTTVLHCASTVSFDPPVDEAFRINVQGARDLYEAVLASANRPHVVHVSTAYVSALHRGTVAERALDHEVDWRAELRHALAAREEAEQLSRTAEVLRPLLDAARAEHGKAGSTATAAAAERARGDWVHDRLVAAGRLRGQSLGWTDVYTFTKALGERVAEEYAREAGLRLSVVRPTIVQAALERPYPGWFESYKMMDPITLAYGRGEIPEFPVHAESVVDIVPVDFVTSAALAVAAAPPPPGEPAYFHVGTGARNPLTQADLHRHVSRYFTEHPLPDAGRGHVKVPPWRFPGAARVERTLKAGERAAGLVDRALPLLPATAGIRDRVDRARADTQRTRTLRRLLDLYGGYGGVEAVYGDGNVIALHRARPAGSPGFDVAGISWPHYVADVYCPAVTAVARRTAAPRRKRAAASDVLPQGRDIMAVFDLEGTVLASNLVEVFVWTRLVGGPRSSWAGEIASLALAVPGYLQAERRDRGDFVRAFMRRYAGCSEAELRAVVRHRIGDALLHRSFPEAIRRVRAHRAAGHRTVLITGTADLFVQPLGPLFDEIAATRLQVRGGVLTGRLERPPVVGEARAAWARRYAETAGVDLKRSYAYGDSFSDSALLDLVGNPVAVNPDHRLHRHAARRAWRVEEWGAHTGGRIDAALTAMSGPAEVLR from the coding sequence GTGGCGCCATCAGTACCGCCGCCGGCAGCGGACCCGGCTGGACCGGGCGGGCATGTGCTGCTCACCGGCGCGACCGGTTTCCTCGGGCAGGCGATGCTGGAGCGGCTGGTCGTCGCGCACCCGGGCGTCCGGGTCACCGTGCTGGCCAGGCGGCGGGGCGACGCCTCGGCCGCCGACCGCCTGGCGGGCCTGGCCCGCAAGCCGGTCTTCCGCACGCTGCGCGAACGTATCGGCTACGCCGGGGTCCAGGCGGCGCTGGCCGAGCGGGTGGACAGCCTGGAGGGCGACCTGGGCAGCGGCATGCCGCCGCTGCCGGGCACGGTGACGACGGTGCTGCACTGCGCCTCCACCGTGTCCTTCGACCCCCCGGTGGACGAGGCCTTCCGGATCAACGTGCAGGGTGCCCGCGACCTCTACGAGGCGGTCCTGGCGTCCGCGAACCGGCCGCATGTGGTGCACGTGTCCACGGCGTACGTCTCGGCGCTGCACCGCGGCACCGTCGCCGAGCGGGCGCTGGACCACGAGGTGGACTGGCGGGCCGAGTTGCGGCACGCGCTGGCCGCGCGGGAGGAGGCCGAGCAGCTGTCGCGTACGGCGGAGGTGCTGCGGCCGCTGCTGGACGCGGCCCGCGCGGAGCACGGCAAGGCGGGGTCCACGGCGACGGCGGCGGCCGCGGAGCGGGCCCGCGGGGACTGGGTGCACGACCGGCTGGTCGCGGCCGGGCGGCTGCGCGGGCAGAGCCTGGGGTGGACGGACGTCTACACCTTCACCAAGGCGCTGGGCGAGCGGGTCGCCGAGGAGTACGCCCGCGAGGCGGGCCTGCGGCTGTCCGTCGTGCGGCCGACGATCGTGCAGGCCGCGCTGGAGCGGCCGTATCCGGGCTGGTTCGAGTCGTACAAGATGATGGACCCGATCACGCTGGCCTACGGCCGCGGGGAGATCCCGGAATTCCCGGTCCACGCCGAGAGCGTGGTCGACATCGTGCCGGTGGACTTCGTCACCTCCGCCGCCCTCGCGGTGGCCGCCGCGCCGCCCCCGCCGGGCGAGCCGGCGTATTTCCACGTGGGCACCGGCGCCCGCAATCCGCTGACGCAGGCGGACTTGCACCGCCATGTGTCGCGCTACTTCACCGAGCACCCGCTGCCCGACGCCGGGCGCGGCCACGTCAAGGTGCCGCCGTGGCGCTTCCCCGGCGCGGCCCGGGTGGAGCGGACGCTGAAGGCCGGGGAGCGGGCGGCGGGCCTGGTCGACCGGGCGCTGCCGCTGCTGCCCGCCACAGCGGGGATCAGGGACCGGGTCGACAGGGCCCGCGCCGACACCCAGCGCACCCGCACCCTGCGCAGGCTGCTCGACCTCTACGGCGGCTACGGCGGGGTGGAGGCGGTCTACGGCGACGGCAATGTCATCGCGCTGCACCGCGCCCGCCCCGCGGGCAGCCCCGGCTTCGACGTGGCCGGGATCTCCTGGCCGCATTATGTGGCCGACGTCTACTGCCCGGCGGTCACGGCGGTGGCCCGGCGCACCGCGGCACCGCGCAGGAAGCGGGCCGCCGCCTCCGACGTGCTGCCGCAGGGGCGGGACATCATGGCGGTCTTCGACCTGGAGGGCACGGTGCTCGCCTCGAACCTGGTCGAGGTCTTCGTGTGGACGCGGCTGGTCGGCGGCCCGCGCTCGTCGTGGGCGGGCGAGATCGCCTCGCTGGCGCTGGCGGTGCCCGGGTATCTGCAGGCCGAGCGGCGCGACCGGGGCGATTTCGTGCGGGCCTTCATGCGGCGCTACGCGGGCTGCTCGGAGGCGGAGTTGCGGGCCGTGGTGCGGCACAGGATCGGGGACGCGCTGCTGCACCGGTCCTTCCCCGAGGCGATCCGCCGCGTCCGGGCGCACCGGGCGGCGGGCCACCGCACGGTGCTGATCACGGGCACCGCCGACCTGTTCGTGCAGCCGCTCGGCCCGCTCTTCGACGAGATCGCCGCCACCCGCCTCCAGGTCCGCGGCGGCGTCCTGACCGGGCGGCTCGAACGGCCCCCGGTGGTGGGCGAGGCGCGGGCGGCGTGGGCGCGGCGCTACGCCGAGACGGCGGGCGTCGACCTGAAGCGGTCCTACGCGTACGGCGACAGCTTCTCCGACAGCGCGCTGCTCGACCTGGTCGGCAACCCGGTCGCGGTCAATCCCGACCACCGGCTGCACCGGCACGCGGCACGGCGGGCCTGGCGGGTCGAGGAGTGGGGCGCGCACACCGGCGGCCGGATCGACGCGGCACTGACCGCGATGTCGGGCCCGGCGGAGGTGCTGCGGTGA
- a CDS encoding acyltransferase, whose product MTSTTEHEPYASGPDPTATLKLRTITVPAPFIHEPEPEPEPAPAARRGVRDRYLDLLRALALVRVVIYHNFGWTWLPLLFPSMGVMFALAGSLMARSLSRPAWSVIRARLRRLLPPMWMFGAVVVTAMVLDGWGPQSEGHPNWWWGKLAFWVLPLSTPPFAETVHGFGGHLPTSWAEQIVVPLWYLRAYLWYVLLSPLMLKAMRRLPWVTLLVPLVLSAILNSGLLDQSGRIMETATDFTTFGSCWLLGMAHQEGLLRRIPQYVIPSLAPLVLAAGFWWLQQAPVDDPRIGPDLEAVPLAQAIWSFGCVMLLLHLSPSWERWPKPLERFNGIITLLNSRAVTVYLWHCVALVLTEPLINPLWDNPFCYAHLRWLLSSQWLPLLVAVPLIALALLLFGWVEDAAAKRRPRLFPYPTRTKGRRRA is encoded by the coding sequence ATGACCAGCACGACGGAGCACGAGCCCTACGCGTCGGGCCCCGACCCGACAGCGACACTGAAGCTGCGGACCATCACCGTCCCGGCGCCCTTCATCCACGAACCCGAGCCCGAACCGGAGCCCGCGCCCGCCGCCCGCCGCGGCGTGCGCGACCGCTACCTGGACCTGCTGCGCGCCCTGGCGCTGGTCCGGGTGGTGATCTACCACAACTTCGGCTGGACCTGGCTGCCGCTGCTCTTCCCCTCCATGGGCGTGATGTTCGCGCTGGCGGGCTCGCTGATGGCCCGGTCGCTGAGCCGGCCCGCGTGGAGCGTCATCCGTGCGCGGCTGCGCCGGCTGCTGCCGCCGATGTGGATGTTCGGCGCGGTCGTGGTGACCGCGATGGTCCTCGACGGATGGGGCCCGCAATCCGAGGGCCACCCCAACTGGTGGTGGGGCAAGCTCGCCTTCTGGGTGCTGCCGCTGAGCACCCCGCCCTTCGCGGAGACCGTCCACGGCTTCGGCGGCCACCTGCCGACCAGTTGGGCCGAGCAGATCGTCGTCCCGCTGTGGTATCTGCGCGCCTACCTCTGGTACGTGCTGCTGTCGCCACTGATGCTCAAGGCGATGCGCCGGCTGCCCTGGGTGACGCTGCTGGTGCCGCTGGTGCTGTCCGCGATCCTCAACTCCGGGCTCCTCGACCAGTCGGGCCGGATCATGGAGACCGCCACCGACTTCACCACCTTCGGCTCCTGCTGGCTGCTCGGCATGGCCCACCAGGAGGGCCTGCTGCGCCGCATCCCGCAGTACGTCATCCCGTCGCTGGCACCGCTGGTGCTCGCGGCCGGCTTCTGGTGGCTGCAACAGGCGCCGGTCGACGACCCCAGGATCGGCCCCGACCTGGAGGCGGTGCCGCTGGCCCAGGCGATCTGGTCCTTCGGCTGCGTGATGCTGCTGCTGCACCTGAGCCCGTCCTGGGAGCGGTGGCCCAAACCGCTGGAGAGATTCAACGGGATCATCACCCTGCTCAACTCCCGCGCGGTCACCGTCTACCTGTGGCACTGCGTGGCCCTGGTGCTGACCGAGCCGCTGATCAACCCGCTGTGGGACAACCCGTTCTGCTACGCCCACCTGCGCTGGCTGCTGTCCAGCCAGTGGCTGCCGCTGCTGGTCGCGGTGCCGCTGATCGCCCTCGCGCTGCTGCTGTTCGGCTGGGTGGAGGACGCGGCCGCCAAGCGCCGCCCCCGGCTCTTCCCGTACCCGACGCGGACCAAGGGGCGGCGGCGGGCGTAA
- a CDS encoding nickel-dependent lactate racemase — translation MGRPGFVLEVDERTPALLVNEGEAARLERFPLGTRVIYPPDSLPGIRDVGGAIRQALLHPHGEDPLPALLRAGMRLTIVFDDISLPLPQMRAPDMRQRIIEQVLEMAAAAGVDDVELLAANALHRRMTPAELKRTVGDRVFRSFFPGHLNNHDAEDRANLTEVGTTRHGEVVEINRRAAESDLIVYVNITLTGMSGGSKSVAVGLASYRSLRHHHNVHTLRHSRSFNDPPQSAMHHSYDRMAAVLAGHVRVFTIESTVNGDSYPPQVGFMNKREWEWSAADQASYLAFRKLNAMAPAKVRRQMWQRSYAPYGITGVHAGAPAEVHPHTLANVHRQQLTEIDGQSDIGVWGLPFICPYNVNSIMNPILVMSLGLGYFFNLYRNKPIVRQGGVGIFYHPMPEEFHPVHHPSYIDFYESVLSRTKDPALIEEKYEEQFATDPWYTHLYRTSHAYHGVHPLYMWYWGAHALQHLGDVIFVGAERGTASRLGFRTASTLGDALEMARETVGSSPSITYHHSPPLALADVR, via the coding sequence GTGGGCAGACCGGGTTTTGTGCTCGAAGTCGACGAGCGGACACCGGCGTTGCTGGTCAACGAGGGCGAGGCGGCCCGGCTTGAGCGCTTTCCGCTGGGCACCAGGGTGATCTATCCGCCGGACTCGCTGCCCGGCATCAGGGATGTCGGGGGCGCGATCCGGCAGGCCCTGCTGCACCCGCACGGCGAGGACCCGCTGCCTGCGCTGCTGCGCGCGGGGATGCGGCTGACGATCGTCTTCGACGACATCTCGCTGCCGCTGCCGCAGATGCGCGCCCCCGACATGCGGCAGCGGATCATCGAGCAGGTGCTGGAGATGGCGGCGGCCGCGGGTGTGGACGACGTCGAGCTGCTCGCCGCGAACGCGCTGCACCGGCGGATGACCCCGGCGGAGCTGAAGAGGACCGTCGGCGACCGGGTGTTCAGGTCCTTCTTCCCCGGCCACCTCAACAACCACGACGCCGAGGACCGGGCCAATCTGACCGAGGTCGGCACCACCCGGCACGGCGAGGTCGTGGAGATCAACCGGCGGGCCGCCGAGAGCGACCTGATCGTCTACGTCAACATCACGCTGACCGGTATGAGCGGCGGCAGCAAGTCCGTCGCGGTGGGGCTCGCCTCGTACCGCAGCCTGCGGCACCACCACAATGTGCACACGCTGCGGCACTCGCGGTCCTTCAACGACCCGCCGCAGTCGGCGATGCACCACTCCTACGACCGGATGGCCGCCGTACTGGCGGGGCATGTGCGGGTGTTCACGATCGAGTCGACGGTGAACGGCGACTCGTACCCGCCGCAGGTCGGCTTCATGAACAAGCGCGAGTGGGAGTGGTCGGCGGCCGACCAGGCGTCGTATCTGGCCTTCAGGAAGCTCAACGCGATGGCGCCGGCCAAGGTGCGCCGGCAGATGTGGCAGCGCAGTTACGCCCCTTACGGCATCACCGGGGTCCACGCGGGCGCGCCCGCCGAGGTCCACCCGCACACCCTGGCCAACGTGCACCGCCAGCAGCTCACCGAGATCGACGGGCAGAGCGACATCGGGGTGTGGGGCCTGCCCTTCATCTGCCCCTACAACGTCAACTCGATCATGAACCCGATCCTGGTGATGTCGCTGGGCCTCGGCTACTTCTTCAACCTCTACCGCAACAAGCCGATCGTGCGGCAGGGCGGGGTCGGGATCTTCTACCACCCGATGCCGGAGGAATTCCATCCGGTGCACCACCCCAGCTACATCGACTTCTACGAGTCGGTGCTGTCCAGGACGAAGGACCCGGCGCTGATCGAGGAGAAGTACGAGGAGCAGTTCGCCACCGACCCCTGGTACACCCACCTCTACCGCACCAGCCACGCCTACCACGGGGTCCACCCGCTCTACATGTGGTACTGGGGCGCGCACGCCCTCCAGCACCTGGGCGACGTCATCTTCGTCGGCGCCGAGCGCGGCACCGCCTCCCGGCTGGGCTTCCGCACCGCGAGCACGCTGGGCGACGCGCTGGAGATGGCCCGCGAGACGGTCGGATCGAGCCCGTCGATCACCTACCACCACAGCCCGCCGCTGGCCCTGGCGGACGTCCGATGA
- a CDS encoding bifunctional polysaccharide deacetylase/glycosyltransferase family 2 protein: protein MSRHQRPRQSLLRPRRLAAPPLRFFLPLTVLVTLLALMVLRGMANNEVFHDEKVAVSVDKGTVPKSVLEGGPVVDSRGDRQDQPVSYSVPDKTIVLTFDDGPSPEWTPKILDVLAKEHVQADFFVTGSMTTRNPALIRRIVAAGHEIGVHTYTHPDLALHNNMRLDWELGETQLALAGVAGIHSSLFRPPYSSTADALDDWSWPVTKEVGANGYLVAFIDKDTDDWKRPGVNAIVQAAMPDLAGQGEMILLHDAGGNRSQTLAALPIIIDKLKAEGYSFKTIGQALGAGSANTKVSGSTLWAGKAFLWATTFSVGLMPWLVALLAVVGVLVFTRFALMLVLSLIHVRRTRKPGFSWGPPVTEPVSVIVPAYNEQECIANTLLSLAASDHPIEVIVVDDGSSDDTAALVEGMKLPMVRLIRQSNSGKPAALNTGVEAASYDLIVMMDGDTVFEPATVRELVQPFADARIGAVAGNAKVGNRDTLIGAWQHIEYVMGFNLDRRMYDVLDCMPTIPGAVGAFRREALHQVGGMSDDTLAEDTDVTMALHRAGWKIVYAENARAWTEAPGSMSQLWSQRYRWSYGTMQAMWKHRHAVMERGPGGRFGRIGLPFVALFMVFTPLLAPAIDIAMVYGVFFVDPYKSLVAWFAVLALQGFCAWWSFRLDREKSWYLITLPVQQVVYRVLMYMVLLQSWITALTGGRLRWQKLRRTGEVGLDVTTTEAVRP, encoded by the coding sequence ATGTCCCGCCACCAACGCCCTCGGCAGTCCCTGCTGCGCCCGCGCAGACTCGCGGCACCGCCGCTGCGCTTCTTCCTGCCGCTGACCGTGCTGGTCACCCTGCTGGCGCTGATGGTGCTGCGGGGCATGGCCAACAACGAGGTCTTCCACGACGAGAAGGTCGCGGTGTCGGTCGACAAGGGCACCGTGCCGAAGAGCGTCCTGGAGGGCGGCCCGGTCGTGGACAGCCGGGGCGACCGGCAGGACCAGCCGGTGAGCTACTCCGTGCCCGACAAGACCATCGTGCTGACCTTCGACGACGGCCCGTCGCCCGAGTGGACGCCGAAGATCCTCGACGTGCTCGCCAAGGAGCACGTACAGGCCGACTTCTTCGTCACCGGCTCCATGACGACCCGCAATCCGGCGCTGATCCGGCGGATCGTCGCCGCAGGGCACGAGATCGGCGTCCACACCTACACCCACCCCGACCTGGCCCTGCACAACAACATGCGGCTCGACTGGGAGCTGGGCGAGACGCAGCTGGCGCTGGCCGGCGTCGCGGGCATCCACAGCAGCCTCTTCCGGCCGCCGTACTCCTCCACCGCGGACGCGCTGGACGACTGGTCGTGGCCGGTCACCAAGGAAGTGGGCGCCAACGGCTACCTGGTGGCCTTCATCGACAAGGACACCGACGACTGGAAGCGTCCGGGCGTCAACGCCATCGTCCAGGCCGCGATGCCGGACCTGGCCGGGCAGGGCGAGATGATCCTGCTGCACGACGCCGGCGGCAACCGGTCGCAGACGCTCGCCGCGCTGCCGATCATCATCGACAAGCTCAAGGCCGAGGGCTACTCCTTCAAGACCATCGGCCAGGCCCTCGGCGCCGGTTCGGCGAACACCAAGGTCAGCGGCTCGACCCTGTGGGCGGGCAAGGCCTTCCTGTGGGCCACCACCTTCTCCGTCGGCCTGATGCCGTGGCTGGTGGCGCTGCTGGCGGTCGTCGGTGTGCTGGTCTTCACCCGGTTCGCGCTGATGCTGGTGCTGTCGCTGATCCACGTACGCCGTACGCGCAAGCCCGGCTTCTCCTGGGGGCCGCCGGTCACCGAACCGGTCAGCGTGATCGTGCCCGCCTACAACGAGCAGGAGTGCATCGCCAACACCCTGCTGTCGCTGGCCGCCAGCGACCACCCGATCGAGGTGATCGTGGTGGACGACGGGTCGAGCGACGACACCGCGGCCCTGGTCGAGGGCATGAAGCTGCCGATGGTCCGGCTGATCAGGCAGTCGAACAGCGGCAAGCCCGCCGCGCTCAACACCGGCGTGGAGGCGGCCTCCTACGACCTGATCGTGATGATGGACGGCGACACCGTCTTCGAACCGGCCACCGTACGCGAGCTGGTGCAGCCCTTCGCCGACGCCCGGATCGGCGCTGTCGCCGGCAATGCCAAGGTCGGCAACCGGGACACCCTGATCGGTGCCTGGCAGCACATCGAGTACGTCATGGGCTTCAACCTCGACCGCCGGATGTACGACGTCCTGGACTGCATGCCGACCATCCCCGGCGCGGTCGGCGCCTTCCGCCGCGAGGCGCTGCACCAGGTCGGCGGCATGAGCGACGACACCCTCGCCGAGGACACCGACGTGACGATGGCCCTGCACCGCGCCGGCTGGAAGATCGTCTACGCCGAGAACGCCCGCGCGTGGACCGAGGCGCCCGGCAGCATGAGCCAGCTGTGGTCGCAGCGCTACCGCTGGAGCTACGGCACCATGCAGGCGATGTGGAAGCACCGGCACGCGGTCATGGAACGCGGGCCCGGCGGCCGCTTCGGGCGGATCGGGCTGCCCTTCGTGGCGCTCTTCATGGTCTTCACCCCGCTGCTCGCCCCGGCCATCGACATCGCCATGGTCTACGGCGTCTTCTTCGTCGACCCGTACAAGAGCCTCGTCGCCTGGTTCGCGGTGCTGGCGCTCCAGGGCTTCTGCGCCTGGTGGTCCTTCCGCCTCGACCGCGAGAAGTCCTGGTATCTGATCACGCTGCCGGTCCAGCAGGTCGTCTACCGGGTGCTCATGTACATGGTGCTGCTCCAGTCCTGGATCACCGCGCTGACCGGCGGCCGGCTGCGCTGGCAGAAGCTGCGCCGCACCGGCGAGGTCGGCCTCGACGTCACCACCACGGAGGCGGTGCGGCCATGA
- a CDS encoding glycosyl hydrolase, which yields MARTRRSGYAAAVVLTVVVLLTAYACTGHGSGKESSEAAAPSASRTSAGPYDVSSMLHPAGRMLGVVDDKSPWQYDIVKTFGRQAGRAPDIREYYSSWGDDFDPEGNTFLWQHGQLPMLALVPSETSLADIGGGYDDAYVHRLAQQIAGYHGPLVLSFAGEMNGPWNSWGPGHSKPADFVAAWKHVHDVFHEAGVKNVIWTWSPHVVDSGTTAKLRPYYPGDAYVDWVGLIGYYGPIDGTAFSGLFTPTLKEIAPFSGKPVLITETGVAQSDRKEAQVRDLFQGAAAAGVIGLVWYDQRKDWPGSTQMMDWRIDTSLGARAAFRAESARHGFGHPFGTGGG from the coding sequence ATGGCCAGAACCCGCCGCTCCGGCTACGCGGCTGCCGTCGTGCTCACCGTGGTCGTGCTGCTCACGGCCTACGCGTGTACGGGACACGGTTCCGGCAAGGAGTCGTCGGAGGCGGCGGCCCCCAGCGCCTCCCGTACGTCCGCCGGGCCCTACGACGTCTCGTCGATGCTGCACCCCGCCGGGCGGATGCTCGGCGTCGTGGACGACAAGTCGCCCTGGCAGTACGACATCGTCAAGACCTTCGGCCGGCAGGCCGGCCGCGCACCGGACATCCGCGAGTACTACAGCTCCTGGGGCGACGACTTCGACCCCGAGGGCAACACCTTCCTCTGGCAGCACGGGCAGTTGCCGATGCTCGCGCTCGTACCGTCCGAGACCTCGCTCGCCGACATCGGCGGCGGCTACGACGACGCGTACGTCCACCGGCTCGCGCAGCAGATCGCCGGCTACCACGGCCCGCTGGTCCTGTCCTTCGCCGGCGAGATGAACGGCCCCTGGAATTCCTGGGGCCCCGGCCACAGCAAGCCCGCCGACTTCGTCGCCGCCTGGAAGCACGTGCACGACGTCTTCCACGAGGCCGGCGTCAAGAACGTCATCTGGACCTGGAGCCCGCACGTCGTCGACTCCGGCACCACGGCGAAGCTGCGCCCGTACTACCCGGGGGACGCGTACGTCGACTGGGTCGGCCTGATCGGCTACTACGGCCCGATCGACGGCACCGCCTTCTCCGGCCTCTTCACGCCGACTCTGAAGGAGATCGCCCCCTTCTCCGGCAAGCCGGTTCTCATCACCGAGACCGGGGTCGCCCAGAGCGACCGCAAGGAGGCCCAGGTCCGCGACCTCTTCCAGGGCGCGGCGGCGGCGGGCGTGATCGGCCTGGTCTGGTACGACCAGCGCAAGGACTGGCCGGGCAGCACCCAGATGATGGACTGGCGCATCGACACATCGCTCGGGGCCAGGGCCGCCTTCCGCGCCGAGTCCGCGCGCCACGGCTTCGGCCACCCCTTCGGCACGGGTGGCGGCTGA
- a CDS encoding 1-acyl-sn-glycerol-3-phosphate acyltransferase, whose amino-acid sequence MRRRGKAETSVVGSLRLLAQGRDLRGRATVPRSAQEWEETPERTRFPTGWARTPVAGAVRYGLQRGLLKPTAWSVCAPDVEGLERLEGLRGPVVFVANHASHLDTPLILGSLPPRFARRIAVGAAADYFFDTPWRAVLTALAINGFPIERKGSHRLKSLAPQLVAERWNLLLFPEGTRSEDGWMNRVRAGSAHLCCGFGIPAVPIAVRGSYAAMPRGRGWPIPGRPRVSVRYGDPLHPEAGENAWDFNSRLSTAVARLWNEEDLGWYAALRDPKDAAVARPAGPPAAGSWRRSWEAGRPLPKSRPLGGDDE is encoded by the coding sequence ATGAGGCGCCGCGGGAAGGCGGAGACGAGTGTCGTGGGGTCCCTGCGGCTGCTCGCGCAGGGCAGGGACCTGCGCGGCAGGGCCACCGTGCCGCGGTCGGCGCAGGAGTGGGAGGAGACGCCGGAGCGTACGCGCTTCCCGACCGGGTGGGCCCGCACCCCGGTGGCCGGCGCGGTCCGCTACGGCTTGCAGCGCGGGCTGCTCAAGCCCACCGCCTGGTCGGTGTGCGCCCCCGACGTGGAGGGCCTGGAGCGGCTCGAAGGGCTGCGCGGCCCGGTGGTCTTCGTCGCCAACCACGCCAGCCATCTGGACACCCCGCTGATCCTGGGCTCGCTGCCGCCCAGGTTCGCCCGCAGGATCGCGGTCGGCGCGGCGGCCGACTACTTCTTCGACACCCCCTGGCGTGCCGTGCTGACCGCGCTGGCCATCAACGGCTTCCCCATCGAGCGCAAGGGCTCCCACCGGCTGAAGAGCCTGGCGCCGCAACTCGTGGCGGAGCGCTGGAATCTGCTGCTCTTCCCGGAGGGCACCCGCTCGGAGGACGGCTGGATGAACCGGGTACGGGCCGGCAGCGCGCACCTGTGCTGCGGCTTCGGCATCCCCGCGGTCCCGATCGCGGTCCGCGGCTCCTACGCCGCCATGCCGCGCGGCCGCGGCTGGCCGATCCCGGGCCGCCCGCGGGTGTCCGTACGCTACGGCGACCCGCTGCACCCGGAGGCCGGCGAGAACGCCTGGGACTTCAACTCCCGGCTGTCCACTGCCGTGGCCCGGCTGTGGAACGAGGAGGACCTCGGCTGGTACGCCGCCCTGCGCGACCCGAAGGACGCGGCCGTCGCGCGCCCGGCGGGCCCGCCCGCCGCCGGGTCGTGGCGGCGCAGCTGGGAGGCGGGCCGCCCGCTGCCGAAGTCCCGGCCGCTGGGCGGCGACGACGAGTAA
- a CDS encoding zinc-binding dehydrogenase, which translates to MSQALEFYRSPARYLAARGIAATGAGGRLAGAVAGSVSPLRLVERPAERRDEPGWVRLRPLLSGICGSDLALLGGHSSPYLTALASLPFVPGHEIVAETVGAAPGLPAGSRVVVDPVLPCVARGTRPCPECRAGRRNRCGHITTGALKAGLQTGFCADTGGGWSRSVVAHVSQLHRVPDQLDDRTAVLVEPLACAVHSVRRAAIAPGASVLVVGTGTVGLLTILALREFTAAGPVYAVAKHPHQRALAEALGATETFGVRRLARSLRMLTGGTLEHPDLGAEFLLGGVDVAFDCTGGAGGLDTALRTVRAGGTVVMSGMPSGSVDLAPVWFRELHLIGSYASAGGPERAEPAEGQAPDFAEAVRLAGRVAPLAGFVDAVYPLARWREAIGHALSAGRLGSVKVAFDPNRS; encoded by the coding sequence GTGAGCCAGGCGCTGGAGTTCTACCGCTCGCCGGCCCGCTATCTGGCGGCCCGCGGTATCGCCGCGACGGGGGCGGGCGGGCGGCTCGCCGGTGCGGTGGCGGGGTCCGTGTCGCCGCTGCGGCTGGTGGAGCGGCCCGCGGAGCGGCGGGACGAGCCGGGCTGGGTGCGGCTGCGGCCGCTGCTGTCCGGGATCTGCGGGTCCGATCTGGCGCTGCTCGGCGGCCACTCGTCGCCGTATCTGACGGCGCTGGCCTCGCTGCCGTTCGTGCCGGGGCACGAGATCGTCGCCGAGACGGTGGGGGCCGCGCCCGGTCTGCCCGCGGGCAGCCGGGTGGTGGTGGACCCGGTGCTGCCGTGCGTGGCGCGCGGCACCCGGCCCTGCCCCGAATGCCGGGCGGGGCGGCGGAACCGCTGCGGGCACATCACCACCGGCGCGCTCAAGGCCGGTCTCCAGACGGGTTTCTGCGCGGACACCGGGGGCGGCTGGTCCCGCTCTGTGGTCGCGCACGTCTCCCAACTGCACCGGGTCCCGGACCAGTTGGACGACCGCACCGCGGTCCTGGTGGAGCCGCTGGCCTGCGCGGTCCACTCGGTGCGGCGGGCGGCGATCGCCCCGGGCGCCTCGGTGCTGGTGGTCGGCACGGGCACGGTCGGGCTGCTGACGATCCTGGCCCTGCGGGAGTTCACCGCGGCCGGGCCGGTCTACGCGGTGGCCAAGCACCCGCACCAGCGGGCGCTGGCGGAGGCGCTGGGCGCGACCGAGACCTTCGGGGTGCGGCGGCTGGCCCGGAGCTTGCGGATGCTGACCGGCGGCACCCTCGAACACCCGGACCTGGGGGCGGAGTTCCTGCTCGGCGGGGTCGATGTGGCCTTCGACTGCACGGGCGGCGCGGGCGGCCTGGACACGGCGCTGCGCACGGTACGGGCCGGCGGCACGGTGGTGATGTCGGGGATGCCGTCGGGGTCGGTGGACCTGGCGCCGGTGTGGTTCAGGGAGTTGCACCTGATCGGCTCCTACGCGTCGGCGGGCGGTCCCGAGCGGGCCGAGCCCGCCGAGGGGCAGGCGCCGGACTTCGCCGAGGCCGTACGGCTGGCGGGGCGGGTGGCGCCGCTGGCGGGTTTCGTGGACGCGGTCTACCCGCTGGCCCGCTGGCGCGAGGCGATCGGGCACGCGCTCTCGGCGGGCCGCCTGGGCAGCGTCAAAGTCGCTTTTGATCCGAACCGGAGCTAG